The following are encoded in a window of Clarias gariepinus isolate MV-2021 ecotype Netherlands chromosome 8, CGAR_prim_01v2, whole genome shotgun sequence genomic DNA:
- the zmp:0000000634 gene encoding uncharacterized protein zmp:0000000634: MARELSAVDPATALLVFHTFSRQLVLCHELVSSQRRVLDLKSSLCEKLERSRREFEAARRRARRRYVRLRAVAVCTRLLQMSRRMWTRQRPDGDVFWANVLANFDDEQWVDHFRMSRSTFEFIFGVVEAKLRRKSTRLRKALEPRRRLAIVLWWYATPSEYRSISSLFGVGLSTVCSLVRQVTSALIECLHKQFIRLPEGESLQDTVRGFAGRGYPMCAGAIDATHIPIITPRENPTVYRNSKKWPSIILQAVVDYNSCFTDIYVGCPGGANFAKVLASSPLYKTAEEKDGYLFPREDALTVNEVEIPVHLVGNESYPLKKWLMKGFRDECALTPEQCHFNRQLSSAHAVAENAFGRLKGRWRCLLKRIDIDVTFMPDIVTACCILHNVCEARKEDFLPDWIAEPDEPIKPDADVYRYKVTDSAKAVRDAMVTIL, from the exons ATGGCGCGTGAGTTGTCAGCGGTCGATCCTGCGACGGCGTTGCTGGTCTTCCACACGTTTTCGCGACAGTTAGTGCTGTGTCACGAGTTAGTGAGCTCGCAGAGACGCGTTCTGGATCTGAAGAGCTCGCTGTGTGAGAAGCTCGAGCGGAGCAGGAGGGAATTCGAAGCCGCGCGACGCAGAGCGCGGAGACGCTACGTGAGGCTGAGAGCCGTGGCGGTGTGTACCCGCCTCCTACAGATGTCCCGGCGGATGTGGACGAGACAGAGACCAGACGGAGACGTGTTCTGGGCCAACGTGCTGGCGAACTTCGACGACGAGCAGTGGGTGGATCATTTCCGCATGTCCCGGAGCACGTTTGAGTTCATCTTCGGAGTCGTGGAGGCGAAACTGCGGCGCAAGTCGACGCGCTTGAGGAAGGCGCTGGAGCCGCGGCGCAGACTCGCCATCGTGCTGTGGTGGTACGCGACCCCGAGCGAGTACCGCTCCATCAGCTCCCTGTTCGGGGTCGGACTCTCCACCGTGTGTTCCTTAGTGCGGCAGGTCACCTCTGCCCTGATCGAGTGCTTACACAAACAGTTCATCCGCCTGCCTGAAGGGGAGAGTCTCCAGGACACGGTCAGGGGGTTTGCAGGACGCGGGTACCCCATGTGTGCTGGGGCAATCGATGCCACCCACATTCCCATCATCACCCCGAGAGAAAACCCAACTGTATACCGCAACAGCAAGAAGTGGCCCTCTATTATTCTGCAAGCGGTCGTGGATTACAACAGCTG CTTTACAGATATATATGTCGGCTGTCCCGGTGGTGCAAATTTTGCAAAAGTCTTGGCTAGTTCTCCTCTCTACAAGACAGCTGAGGAAAAAGATGGATACCTGTTCCCGCGTGAG GACGCCCTGACCGTGAACGAAGTGGAGATTCCCGTCCACCTCGTTGGAAATGAGTCGTACCCGCTAAAGAAGTGGCTAATGAAGGGCTTCAGAGATGAATGCGCTTTGACTCCAGAACAGTGTCACTTCAACAGACAGTTAAGCTCAGCTCACGCGGTGGCAGAAAACGCTTTCGGGCGGCTTAAAGGTCGCTGGAGATGCCTGCTTAAACGGATCGACATCGATGTGACGTTTATGCCCGACATCGTTACAGCTTGCTGTATACTGCACAATGTGTGTGAGGCGAGGAAGGAGGACTTCCTGCCCGACTGGATTGCTGAACCCGACGAACCCATAAAACCTGATGCAGATGTTTACAGATACAAGGTGACGGATAGTGCTAAAGCTGTTCGTGATGCGATGGTGACAATTTTGTGA